The Polyangiaceae bacterium genome includes a region encoding these proteins:
- a CDS encoding ABC transporter ATP-binding protein codes for MIEIRELYKYYGDRRAVGPLSASIEKGEIIGLLGLNGAGKTTTLRILACDLLPTSGSVRVGGLDVVESPHEVRKRIGYLPDTPPVYPEMTVEEYLSFAARLRGVSGAEVERRVDETLELTETGSERDRPIGALSHGYRQRVGIAQAIVHKPELVVLDEPISGLDPVQIVEMRDLVRSLGGEHTVVVSSHILSEIHETCDRILVIRDGEIVASGTEKQLSDSLLSGMRLSLLLRVGKDGHARAGELIAGVAGVTHVELSADAGSAPGGELAAFRVQLARDTRDELSRAIVNGGFGLLEVTRGERELESVFLELAKSLDEPAQKKRKKRRKAEDAAPKAEEQP; via the coding sequence GTGATCGAGATCCGCGAGCTCTACAAGTACTACGGGGACCGGCGTGCGGTGGGACCGCTCTCGGCCAGCATCGAGAAGGGCGAGATCATCGGCCTGCTCGGGCTGAACGGCGCCGGCAAGACCACCACCCTGCGCATCCTGGCCTGCGACCTCTTGCCGACCAGCGGCAGCGTCCGGGTCGGCGGCCTCGACGTGGTCGAGTCGCCGCACGAGGTGCGCAAGCGCATCGGGTATTTGCCGGATACGCCGCCGGTCTACCCGGAGATGACCGTCGAGGAATACCTGAGCTTCGCGGCGCGCCTGCGCGGCGTCTCCGGTGCCGAGGTCGAGCGGCGCGTGGACGAGACGCTCGAGCTCACCGAGACGGGCTCCGAGCGGGACCGGCCCATCGGAGCGCTCTCGCACGGCTACCGGCAGCGCGTGGGCATCGCGCAGGCCATCGTCCACAAGCCGGAGCTCGTGGTGCTCGACGAGCCCATCAGCGGCCTCGATCCGGTGCAGATCGTCGAGATGCGCGATCTGGTGCGGAGCCTGGGCGGCGAGCACACGGTGGTCGTCTCCAGCCACATCCTGAGCGAGATCCACGAGACCTGCGATCGCATCCTGGTGATCCGCGACGGCGAGATCGTCGCTTCGGGCACCGAGAAGCAGCTCTCCGATTCGCTCCTGTCGGGCATGCGGCTGTCGCTGCTCTTGCGCGTCGGCAAGGACGGCCATGCGCGGGCCGGCGAGCTCATCGCCGGGGTGGCCGGGGTGACCCACGTCGAGCTCTCGGCGGACGCCGGCTCGGCGCCAGGTGGCGAGCTCGCGGCCTTCCGCGTCCAGCTCGCCCGCGACACCCGCGACGAGCTCAGTCGGGCGATCGTCAACGGTGGCTTCGGCCTGCTCGAGGTGACCCGAGGCGAGCGCGAGCTCGAGAGCGTGTTCCTGGAGCTCGCCAAGAGCCTGGACGAACCCGCGCAGAAGAAGCGCAAGAAGAGGCGGAAGGCCGAGGACGCGGCGCCGAAGGCGGAGGAGCAGCCATGA
- the queG gene encoding tRNA epoxyqueuosine(34) reductase QueG, with the protein MTVTGDSARTRHEPRAGSTRVEAPRLAEWLRETGAALGFSRLGVTSAERLGEGAARLESWLDAGYGAGLDYMAQGGDRADPRALLPVARSVIVAALTYPTPVALRRSKGGEPLRGAVAAYARGTDYHLVMKDKLRALADALADAAGRVVHARIAVDSAPLLERELAARAGLGFVGKSTLLIVPGLGTNVLLGELVTDLELEPGAAILAGCGSCTACLEACPTGAIVAPFVVDARRCISYLTIEHHGVIPVELRAAIGTRVFGCDDCQAVCPFDASATPAPHAPELAGRIPEAGVDLVELLGAGNARYRKLVRRTALRRVSRDVLARNAAIALGNAGDPRAVPALALALGSHPSALTRAHAAWALGRLGGAEAEAALRAALEDPERLVRDEAALALGSLDGSRAREYP; encoded by the coding sequence GTGACCGTGACCGGAGACTCCGCGCGCACGCGCCACGAACCGAGGGCCGGCTCGACGCGCGTCGAGGCCCCGAGGCTCGCGGAATGGCTCCGGGAGACGGGCGCGGCCCTGGGCTTCTCGCGCCTCGGCGTGACCTCGGCGGAGCGCCTCGGAGAGGGAGCCGCGCGCCTCGAGAGCTGGCTCGACGCGGGCTACGGCGCGGGCCTCGACTACATGGCCCAGGGCGGCGATCGAGCCGACCCGCGCGCGCTGCTCCCGGTCGCGCGCTCGGTGATCGTGGCGGCCCTCACCTACCCCACCCCCGTCGCCCTGCGCCGCTCGAAGGGCGGAGAGCCGCTGCGCGGCGCGGTCGCGGCCTACGCCCGTGGGACCGACTATCACCTGGTGATGAAGGACAAGCTCCGCGCGCTCGCCGATGCACTCGCGGACGCAGCGGGTCGCGTCGTCCACGCCCGCATCGCCGTGGACAGCGCCCCCTTGCTCGAGCGCGAGCTCGCGGCGCGAGCCGGCCTCGGCTTCGTGGGCAAGAGCACGCTCTTGATCGTGCCCGGCCTGGGGACCAACGTGCTCCTGGGCGAGCTCGTCACCGATCTCGAGCTCGAGCCAGGCGCGGCCATCCTAGCGGGCTGCGGCAGCTGCACCGCGTGCCTCGAGGCCTGCCCGACCGGCGCCATCGTCGCGCCGTTCGTGGTCGATGCGCGGCGCTGCATCTCCTACCTGACCATCGAGCACCACGGCGTGATCCCGGTCGAGCTCCGCGCGGCCATCGGCACCCGCGTGTTCGGCTGCGACGACTGCCAGGCGGTGTGCCCGTTCGACGCCTCGGCGACGCCGGCGCCTCACGCCCCGGAGCTCGCCGGCCGCATTCCCGAGGCCGGCGTGGACTTGGTCGAGCTGCTCGGCGCGGGCAACGCGCGCTACCGCAAGCTGGTGCGTCGGACGGCGCTGCGCCGGGTGAGCCGCGACGTGCTCGCCCGCAACGCCGCCATCGCGCTCGGCAACGCCGGCGACCCGCGGGCCGTGCCCGCCCTCGCCCTGGCGCTCGGGTCCCATCCGAGCGCGCTCACGCGCGCTCACGCCGCCTGGGCCCTCGGACGCCTGGGCGGAGCCGAAGCCGAGGCCGCGCTCCGCGCGGCGCTCGAGGATCCGGAGCGCCTGGTGCGCGATGAAGCGGCTCTGGCCCTCGGCAGCCTTGACGGCTCGCGGGCCCGCGAATACCCGTGA
- a CDS encoding ferritin-like domain-containing protein, protein MAAKKRARPPASDRTRTEWLRRIEAEYRSAAFAHHLVHWLIQIGASPDLIRDGLRIVNDEMVHAELSHVVYTAAGGTELPRIDRDSLVLRRSASEPLEHDVLRYGVDLFCLGETVAVRLFKELRHKCVVPEARRALDRILRDEVRHRDFGWALFDWLAETPLGPKLEKLAERELPRMFTRVRGAYAPWAARDEQSIPDADRAWGLMPAGWYARVLDDTLARDYVPRFEKHGIDARRAWAAS, encoded by the coding sequence ATGGCCGCGAAGAAGCGCGCCCGCCCTCCCGCCTCGGACCGCACCCGCACCGAGTGGCTCCGGCGCATCGAAGCCGAGTACCGCTCCGCCGCGTTCGCCCACCACCTGGTGCACTGGCTGATCCAGATCGGCGCGAGCCCGGATCTGATCCGTGACGGCCTGCGCATCGTGAACGACGAGATGGTCCACGCGGAGCTCTCGCACGTGGTCTACACGGCGGCCGGGGGCACGGAGCTGCCGCGCATCGATCGCGACTCGCTCGTCCTGCGCCGGAGCGCGAGCGAGCCGCTGGAGCACGACGTGCTGCGCTACGGCGTCGATCTGTTCTGCCTCGGCGAGACCGTGGCGGTCCGCTTGTTCAAGGAGCTCCGACACAAATGCGTCGTCCCCGAGGCTCGGCGCGCGCTCGATCGCATCCTCCGCGACGAGGTCCGCCACCGCGACTTCGGCTGGGCGCTGTTCGACTGGCTGGCCGAGACGCCCCTCGGGCCGAAGCTGGAGAAGCTCGCGGAGCGCGAGCTGCCGCGCATGTTCACCCGGGTGCGCGGCGCTTACGCACCCTGGGCCGCCCGGGACGAGCAGAGCATCCCCGACGCGGACCGGGCCTGGGGGCTGATGCCGGCCGGCTGGTACGCGCGCGTCCTCGACGACACCCTCGCGCGAGACTACGTGCCGCGCTTCGAGAAGCACGGCATCGACGCCCGGCGCGCCTGGGCCGCGAGCTGA
- a CDS encoding pre-peptidase C-terminal domain-containing protein has translation MRTTLACLGSSLVLVVSGCGGGDDNSPPKLDPIPDQVAAVGTELSVALRATDPDGDPITFSYKADLGDIKNRAQLTSGAGGTAVFKWVPIGSDVGIHSFDFIASDGKDDARRTVAIDVKSAAGGAGSPVFIKPLGTGTTLDLGSKKCVELPIVIQDADSTQVEIAQEPPLIDGATLEQTDGLEATWSWCPTPEQISGGELFSLLLSAYDSENAKVLKDFLIVLQKGVKPDCPGDGPVITHSPGDQSTNLDIAIDADVSDDKGLKYPPLLMYSTTDPGQTPDLSAMTQVTMTQVSGDMVNGKWTAAIPNPVADKPTGTTGKLFYLIVANDNDDAEGDCDHQTRSPDPGSHSMTVTNATSSGQKECSSCSSDVQCGGPEDNCIFVAGAKVCGLACIDDFDCPLSHECSTAPVLSVSGKSAKQCIPSSGKCGGSTTQCTDDSHEDNDTLTQVKTKPGLPAGTYQLKSCPGAPFDDEDWYPIDIASESTVTATLSGGASSNLDLMLKDSTGKVVVSSAKPGSQESVTSCLTPGRYYFHVWAWSKAENSYSLTWSKQNGCTAQCVDDSSDTGGKNDDNKSQARDADITSGPYKSAAQQICAWDDDWFKVFMVKDETIKATLKFTQTKASEDLDLYLYDPAGVQLTKCTEADPWECDSSNGQSSTSNENLSYKIPATGDYFVVVHGWEGAQNKYDICIDYTSTSKTTSGCPAL, from the coding sequence GTGCGCACCACACTTGCTTGTCTCGGGTCCAGCCTGGTCCTCGTCGTGTCGGGTTGCGGGGGAGGCGACGACAACAGCCCCCCGAAGCTCGATCCCATCCCCGATCAGGTCGCGGCGGTGGGCACCGAGCTGTCGGTGGCGCTCCGCGCGACCGATCCAGACGGCGACCCCATCACCTTCAGCTACAAGGCCGACCTGGGCGACATCAAGAACCGCGCGCAGCTCACCAGCGGCGCCGGCGGCACCGCGGTCTTCAAGTGGGTCCCAATCGGGTCCGACGTCGGGATTCACTCCTTCGACTTCATCGCTTCGGACGGCAAGGACGACGCCCGCCGCACCGTCGCCATCGACGTGAAGTCGGCGGCGGGCGGCGCGGGCTCCCCGGTCTTCATCAAACCGCTCGGGACGGGGACGACGCTCGATCTGGGCAGCAAGAAATGCGTCGAGCTGCCCATCGTGATCCAGGACGCGGACAGCACCCAGGTCGAGATCGCGCAGGAGCCGCCCCTCATCGACGGCGCGACGCTCGAACAGACCGACGGGCTGGAGGCGACCTGGAGTTGGTGTCCGACGCCGGAGCAGATCAGCGGCGGTGAGCTCTTCTCGCTCCTGCTCTCCGCCTACGACAGCGAGAACGCGAAGGTCTTGAAGGACTTCCTGATCGTGCTTCAGAAGGGCGTGAAGCCGGACTGCCCGGGCGACGGCCCGGTCATCACTCACAGCCCGGGCGATCAGTCCACGAACCTCGACATCGCCATCGACGCCGACGTGAGCGACGACAAGGGCCTGAAATACCCGCCGCTCCTCATGTACAGCACGACGGATCCGGGCCAGACGCCGGACTTGTCGGCGATGACCCAGGTGACGATGACCCAGGTGTCCGGGGACATGGTCAACGGCAAGTGGACCGCCGCCATCCCGAACCCGGTGGCGGACAAGCCGACGGGCACGACGGGGAAGCTCTTCTACCTGATCGTCGCCAACGACAACGACGACGCCGAGGGCGACTGCGATCACCAGACGCGCTCGCCGGATCCCGGCTCGCACTCGATGACGGTGACCAACGCGACGTCCAGCGGCCAGAAGGAGTGCTCTTCGTGCTCCAGCGACGTGCAGTGCGGCGGGCCCGAGGACAACTGCATCTTCGTGGCGGGCGCCAAGGTGTGCGGCCTCGCCTGCATCGACGACTTCGACTGTCCGCTCAGCCACGAGTGCTCGACGGCGCCGGTGCTCAGCGTGAGCGGCAAGAGCGCCAAGCAGTGCATCCCGAGCTCCGGCAAGTGCGGCGGCTCCACCACGCAGTGCACCGACGACTCGCACGAGGACAACGACACGCTGACGCAGGTGAAGACCAAGCCGGGGCTGCCGGCGGGGACCTACCAGCTGAAGAGCTGCCCGGGCGCCCCGTTCGACGACGAGGACTGGTACCCCATCGACATCGCGAGCGAGTCCACCGTGACCGCGACGCTCTCCGGCGGCGCCTCGAGCAACCTGGACCTGATGCTGAAGGACTCGACCGGCAAGGTCGTGGTCAGCTCGGCCAAGCCGGGCTCGCAAGAGAGTGTGACGAGCTGCCTCACGCCAGGCCGGTACTACTTCCACGTCTGGGCCTGGTCCAAGGCGGAGAACTCGTATTCGCTGACCTGGTCCAAGCAGAACGGCTGCACCGCGCAGTGCGTGGACGACTCCTCGGACACCGGCGGCAAGAACGACGACAACAAGAGCCAGGCGCGGGACGCCGACATCACGAGCGGCCCGTACAAGTCGGCGGCCCAGCAGATCTGCGCCTGGGACGACGACTGGTTCAAGGTGTTCATGGTCAAGGACGAGACCATCAAGGCGACCTTGAAGTTCACCCAGACCAAGGCCAGCGAGGATCTGGATCTCTACCTGTACGATCCGGCCGGCGTGCAGCTCACCAAGTGCACCGAGGCCGACCCGTGGGAGTGCGACAGCTCGAACGGCCAGTCGAGCACCTCGAACGAGAACCTCTCGTACAAGATCCCGGCGACCGGCGACTACTTCGTGGTCGTCCACGGCTGGGAGGGCGCGCAGAACAAGTACGACATCTGCATCGACTACACGAGCACCAGCAAGACGACGAGCGGATGTCCGGCGCTGTGA
- a CDS encoding proprotein convertase P-domain-containing protein, with amino-acid sequence MRQLQVNRSFSVLPLLASLALGCSSSDGGGPAGGEIDNDAPLSDLDALFKDAPDNAKLDELGKADAVYPKLYTELLTQQSPVRNQASRGVCSIFATNALMEHLYIKGGNLPNPDFSEQFLQWSVKVEGGDFTNTEGSNAASNLEAISQFGIVQEQDWPYQGTKWTTANDPECTGESMPTKCYTNGDPPASALAAPRFKLPAGKWVNSKTNSIKAFMTGKKQAVVVGMTFFYQAWNHRLSAIPVDSATYWKEGVVFYPNAKDKTESLKKRAGHAILLVGWDDDKEIQPLDEEGKPAVDGSGNPVKEKGFFIFKNSWGTDRFGTQNPYGPGYGYLSYKYVEQYGTVYGSDVPKPEPKQEICNDQKDNDGDGKTDCADGDCAADAACTGSGTDYENTTGGAIPDNDANGLKSDIVVAEGGSISALSVTVDVTHPYRGDLIVKLVRQGGGEVVLSDRAGGSADDLKKTFAVTAFDGQDAAGTWSLVVIDKAKSDVGKLNSWKLSITRGSAAPTSQSYSSTESKPIKDNDPAGVSTDIAVADAGKIKALSVTVDVTHPYKGDLTVKLQRIGVGEAVLQEADAESGPFGKRTFSVSEFVGDESKGTWRLLVADVASGDSGTLNGWSLEIKR; translated from the coding sequence ATGCGCCAGCTCCAAGTGAATCGGTCCTTTTCTGTCCTACCTCTGCTCGCCTCCCTCGCGCTCGGCTGCTCGTCCTCGGACGGCGGCGGCCCGGCCGGCGGGGAAATCGACAACGACGCGCCGCTCTCGGATCTGGACGCCCTGTTCAAGGACGCTCCGGACAACGCCAAGCTCGACGAGCTCGGCAAGGCCGACGCCGTCTACCCGAAGCTCTACACCGAGCTCCTGACGCAGCAGTCGCCGGTGCGAAACCAGGCTAGCCGCGGCGTGTGCTCGATCTTCGCCACCAACGCGCTGATGGAGCACCTCTACATCAAGGGCGGCAACCTGCCGAACCCGGACTTCTCGGAGCAGTTCCTTCAGTGGAGCGTGAAGGTGGAGGGCGGCGACTTCACCAACACCGAAGGCTCGAACGCCGCCTCGAACCTGGAGGCCATCAGCCAGTTCGGCATCGTGCAGGAGCAGGACTGGCCCTACCAGGGCACCAAGTGGACGACGGCCAACGACCCGGAGTGCACCGGCGAGAGCATGCCGACCAAGTGCTACACGAACGGCGATCCGCCGGCGAGCGCCCTCGCAGCGCCTCGCTTCAAGCTGCCGGCCGGCAAGTGGGTCAACTCGAAGACCAACAGCATCAAGGCCTTCATGACCGGCAAGAAGCAGGCGGTGGTCGTGGGCATGACCTTCTTCTACCAGGCCTGGAACCACCGCCTCTCGGCCATCCCGGTGGACTCGGCCACGTACTGGAAGGAAGGCGTCGTGTTTTACCCGAACGCGAAGGACAAGACCGAGAGCCTGAAGAAGCGCGCCGGTCACGCCATCTTGCTGGTGGGCTGGGACGACGACAAAGAGATCCAGCCCCTCGACGAAGAGGGCAAGCCCGCCGTGGACGGCAGCGGGAACCCGGTCAAGGAGAAGGGCTTCTTCATCTTCAAGAACAGCTGGGGCACCGATCGCTTCGGCACGCAGAACCCCTACGGCCCGGGCTACGGCTACCTCAGCTACAAGTACGTGGAGCAGTACGGCACGGTGTACGGCTCGGACGTGCCGAAGCCCGAGCCCAAGCAGGAGATCTGCAACGACCAGAAGGACAACGACGGCGACGGCAAGACCGACTGCGCCGACGGCGACTGCGCGGCGGACGCGGCCTGCACCGGCAGCGGAACCGACTACGAGAACACCACCGGCGGCGCCATCCCCGACAACGACGCGAACGGCCTGAAGAGCGACATCGTGGTCGCCGAAGGCGGCAGCATCAGCGCCCTCAGCGTGACGGTGGACGTCACCCACCCTTACCGTGGCGACCTGATCGTGAAGCTCGTGCGCCAGGGCGGCGGCGAGGTGGTGCTCTCCGATCGCGCCGGCGGCAGCGCCGACGATCTGAAGAAGACCTTCGCGGTCACCGCCTTCGACGGGCAGGACGCCGCCGGCACCTGGTCCCTGGTCGTGATCGACAAGGCCAAGAGCGACGTCGGCAAGCTGAACTCCTGGAAGCTCTCGATCACCCGCGGCAGCGCCGCGCCGACCAGCCAGAGCTACTCGAGCACCGAGTCGAAGCCGATCAAGGACAACGACCCGGCGGGTGTCTCGACGGACATCGCGGTGGCGGACGCCGGCAAGATCAAGGCGCTCAGCGTGACGGTGGACGTGACCCACCCGTACAAGGGCGACCTGACGGTGAAGCTCCAGCGCATCGGCGTGGGCGAGGCCGTGCTCCAGGAAGCCGACGCGGAGAGCGGTCCCTTCGGCAAGCGCACCTTCAGCGTGAGCGAGTTCGTCGGCGACGAGTCCAAGGGCACCTGGCGCCTGCTGGTCGCGGACGTGGCCTCGGGCGACAGCGGCACGCTCAACGGCTGGAGCCTCGAGATCAAGAGGTAG
- a CDS encoding PAS domain S-box protein, translating to MPDESATASPLGSLVARSPVAMLVVDERGVIVEANREVERLFGWADHQLIGSFVEVLVPGPLRQLHAERRSEYSATPRTRNMGSGSRLEARHRDGHLFSVDVMLAPLDDGRTLTVVVDRSELGVAEDALRRNSATFRHVMESIPDVVYVVRTQGSDALSARVELVSDHVEEVVGWAAEDFMRDPGLWLRCIHPDDLPALGQRTQEMFASGEPVIRSYRLAHKNGAEWRQMEDRASLLRDVSGRITGYCGVARDVTEQRSREAHTAMQERVAALGLLCASVSHELSNPLTYVLASVDLAQTLLAERPEEIARARAALADALDGLGRMRAILADLTQMGRQEDSAGVADVRRAIDLAARIAAGALTERASLSRKYAEIPLVRGDETRLAQVFLNLLINAAQAMPKERHGDITVSVAPGSGAEVVVEVSDDGEGIAAEALPRIFDAFFTTKPVGVGTGLGLYVCRALVREMGGDIRVESELGKGTRVRVVLPAVLV from the coding sequence GTGCCCGATGAGTCAGCCACAGCGTCGCCGCTCGGGTCGCTCGTCGCACGCTCGCCCGTCGCGATGTTGGTGGTGGACGAGCGCGGCGTCATCGTCGAGGCCAACCGCGAGGTCGAGCGGCTGTTCGGCTGGGCCGACCACCAGCTGATCGGCTCGTTCGTCGAGGTGCTGGTGCCGGGCCCCCTACGCCAGCTGCACGCGGAGCGCCGCAGCGAGTATTCGGCGACGCCGCGCACGCGCAACATGGGCAGCGGCTCCCGGCTCGAGGCGCGTCACCGCGACGGCCACTTGTTCAGCGTCGACGTGATGCTCGCCCCGCTCGACGACGGGCGCACACTGACGGTGGTCGTGGACCGGAGCGAGCTCGGCGTGGCCGAGGACGCGCTCCGGCGCAACAGCGCGACCTTCCGCCACGTGATGGAGAGCATTCCCGACGTGGTCTACGTCGTGCGGACGCAGGGCAGCGACGCGTTGTCGGCGCGCGTGGAGCTGGTGAGCGACCACGTCGAGGAGGTGGTGGGCTGGGCCGCCGAGGACTTCATGCGCGATCCGGGCCTCTGGCTCCGCTGCATCCACCCGGACGACCTGCCCGCGCTCGGGCAGCGCACGCAAGAGATGTTCGCGAGCGGCGAGCCGGTGATCCGGAGCTACCGGCTCGCGCACAAGAACGGAGCGGAGTGGCGGCAGATGGAAGACCGCGCGTCCCTGCTCCGGGACGTGAGCGGGAGGATCACCGGCTACTGCGGCGTCGCGCGGGACGTCACCGAGCAGCGGTCGCGGGAGGCTCACACGGCGATGCAGGAGCGTGTCGCAGCCCTGGGCCTCTTGTGCGCGTCCGTGTCCCACGAGCTCAGCAACCCGCTCACCTACGTGCTCGCGAGCGTCGATCTGGCCCAGACCCTGCTCGCGGAGCGACCGGAAGAAATTGCGCGGGCGCGCGCCGCCCTCGCGGACGCGCTCGACGGCCTTGGGCGCATGCGCGCCATCCTGGCGGATCTGACGCAGATGGGCCGACAAGAGGACTCGGCCGGCGTGGCGGACGTGCGGCGCGCGATCGATCTGGCGGCGCGCATCGCGGCCGGCGCGCTCACCGAGCGCGCCTCGCTGAGCCGAAAGTACGCAGAAATCCCTTTGGTTCGCGGCGACGAGACGCGCCTGGCCCAGGTCTTTCTGAACTTGCTCATCAACGCTGCTCAGGCCATGCCGAAGGAGCGCCACGGCGACATCACGGTCAGCGTCGCGCCTGGCTCGGGCGCCGAGGTGGTCGTGGAGGTATCGGACGACGGGGAGGGGATCGCCGCCGAAGCGCTGCCGCGCATCTTCGACGCGTTCTTCACCACCAAGCCGGTGGGCGTGGGCACCGGGCTCGGTCTGTACGTGTGCCGGGCGTTGGTCCGAGAGATGGGCGGCGACATCCGAGTCGAGAGCGAGCTCGGCAAGGGCACGCGTGTCCGGGTGGTCTTGCCGGCGGTCTTGGTGTAA
- a CDS encoding alpha/beta hydrolase produces MLAPTELRLPLATGLTLNVLEWGGRDSSRDHTLVLVHGFLDLAWGFGPLVDHGLAERFHVVAPDMRGHGDSDRVGAGGYYHFMDYVADLAGVVEALGRGRVSLVGHSMGGSIAAYYAGAFPERVHALALLEGLGPPEDETPHPVRVESWIRAWKRARESESRAYPSLDAAAERLRAADPLLSDELARYFAEHGTVALPGGARRFKHDPLHLTRGPYPFRVDVAESFWRAVKCPVLLVEGADSPFRSLENLERRVACFQSPERVIIDGASHMLQRHQPAALARVLLDFLDPAHPPPP; encoded by the coding sequence GTGCTGGCGCCGACCGAGCTTCGCCTCCCCCTGGCCACGGGCCTGACGCTCAACGTCCTCGAATGGGGCGGCCGGGACAGCTCGCGGGATCACACGCTGGTCCTGGTGCACGGCTTCCTGGACCTCGCCTGGGGCTTCGGCCCGCTGGTCGACCACGGGCTCGCCGAGCGCTTTCACGTGGTCGCGCCGGACATGCGAGGCCACGGCGACAGCGATCGCGTCGGCGCCGGTGGCTACTACCACTTCATGGACTACGTGGCGGATCTCGCCGGCGTGGTCGAAGCGCTCGGCAGGGGGCGCGTCTCCCTGGTCGGGCACTCCATGGGCGGCAGCATCGCGGCGTATTACGCGGGCGCGTTTCCGGAGCGGGTGCACGCTCTCGCCCTGCTCGAAGGGCTCGGGCCGCCGGAGGACGAGACGCCCCACCCGGTGCGCGTGGAGAGCTGGATCCGCGCCTGGAAGCGCGCCCGCGAAAGCGAAAGCCGCGCCTACCCGAGCCTCGACGCCGCGGCCGAGCGCCTGCGGGCCGCCGACCCGCTGCTCAGCGACGAGCTGGCTCGGTACTTCGCCGAGCACGGCACCGTCGCCCTGCCCGGTGGCGCCCGCCGCTTCAAGCACGACCCGTTGCACCTGACCCGCGGCCCCTACCCCTTCCGCGTCGACGTCGCCGAGTCGTTCTGGCGCGCGGTGAAGTGTCCGGTGCTGCTCGTCGAGGGCGCGGACTCGCCGTTTCGCTCCCTGGAGAACCTGGAGCGACGCGTGGCGTGCTTCCAGAGCCCCGAGCGGGTGATCATCGATGGTGCTTCCCACATGTTGCAGCGCCACCAGCCGGCAGCGCTGGCGCGGGTGCTGCTCGACTTCTTAGATCCCGCCCACCCACCCCCACCGTAG
- a CDS encoding DUF2914 domain-containing protein, with protein MNERRFAVAVALSLVAVACSRQDPTEASREPLARATPAVPAAPAPAAPARAEPKTADPPASVLVKAEKAEPAKKPAKSHPASTDAVLPDGLAVKRIVITRSIDKREPAAVDRLVVSDEPLYAFVELANGSDSAAGVVITFEREGKSVGHVKLEVPAKNARWRTWGKTKQVRQAGDWVAVVRSADGAELGKKSFTVE; from the coding sequence ATGAATGAGCGCAGGTTTGCAGTGGCCGTGGCCCTCTCTCTGGTCGCCGTGGCGTGCAGTCGGCAGGACCCGACCGAAGCGTCCCGGGAGCCTTTGGCCCGGGCGACCCCGGCCGTCCCTGCCGCGCCGGCGCCGGCTGCGCCCGCTCGTGCCGAGCCCAAGACCGCGGACCCACCAGCGAGCGTGCTGGTCAAGGCGGAGAAGGCCGAGCCCGCCAAGAAGCCCGCCAAGTCGCACCCCGCGTCCACGGACGCGGTTCTCCCCGACGGCCTCGCCGTGAAGCGCATCGTGATCACCCGCAGCATCGACAAGCGCGAGCCGGCAGCGGTCGATCGGCTGGTGGTGTCCGACGAGCCGCTCTACGCCTTCGTCGAGCTGGCGAACGGCTCGGACTCTGCCGCTGGTGTGGTCATCACCTTCGAGCGCGAGGGCAAGAGCGTCGGGCACGTCAAGCTCGAGGTGCCCGCCAAGAACGCCCGCTGGCGCACCTGGGGCAAGACGAAGCAGGTGCGACAGGCCGGCGACTGGGTCGCGGTGGTGAGGTCCGCCGACGGTGCCGAGCTCGGGAAGAAGAGCTTCACCGTCGAGTGA